In Misgurnus anguillicaudatus chromosome 5, ASM2758022v2, whole genome shotgun sequence, a genomic segment contains:
- the LOC129414746 gene encoding leucine-rich repeat neuronal protein 1, whose product MERSAISTSLLTVCLVLAACRCSSAIAFCPAQCVCETRPWYTPQSVYHQAKTVDCNELHLSKIPWNISIDTQVLLLQSNNISRVTSELQSLVNLTELDLSQNHFTQIQDVGLNNLSQLVTLYLEENQIKELPDSCLKDLVNLEELYINHNQISSIGPNAFSGLGNLLRLHLNSNKLVAIDSHWFEALPNLEILMIGENPILGLRDMNFHPLSKLHSLVLAGMGLREIPEGAFRGLEYLESLSFFDNKLTAVPRKALAVLPSLKFLDLNKNPIVRVQEGDFRDFPHLEELSLNNMEELVAVERGAFSNLPQMAKLELYNNPHLFFLDRAAFLNMRSLRTLLLHNNDLALLPRETVSSFPSLDEISLHSNPLRCDCLSNWGPVLGNQSSLKLLESQITLCASPPHLIGQALQEVVSASWNGATNTCLPLISPHAFPPQLNVTVGQFLTLDCWAVADPAPQFYWVTPTGDKVTSESVSPSLNEGEGTKKKHRMQNQGALEIPHIEPEDAGLYTCVAWNAEGADTRSVSVYVDRINFGDGEHRTGGGHRRGTNTTGSLIVLAKIVHAQSVVLEWKVHPSALSAIHDVAQPKWLSATVKIDNPQISYTATVPVDVQEYNLTHLLPSTEYQVCLTMAATEQTQHSCINVTTKEASFAVEMVAQPTNVALAAVMGSMFAICIMALLVFYMGRRMKQKSCHHSLKKYMQHTTSIPLNELYPPLINLWETETEKEKEGPVDPQNSQIDTSKTYMW is encoded by the coding sequence ATGGAGAGAAGTGCCATTTCCACTTCACTGCTCACAGTCTGTTTAGTTTTGGCTGCGTGTCGCTGTTCCTCTGCGATTGCCTTCTGCCCTGCCCAATGTGTCTGCGAGACCCGCCCGTGGTACACGCCGCAGTCGGTCTACCATCAAGCCAAGACCGTGGACTGCAACGAACTTCATTTGAGCAAAATCCCTTGGAATATATCGATCGATACTCAGGTGCTGCTTCTTCAGAGCAACAACATTTCCAGAGTAACCTCAGAACTCCAGAGTTTGGTCAATCTCACAGAACTGGATCTCTCGCAGAACCACTTCACACAAATCCAAGATGTCGGCTTGAATAACCTAAGCCAACTTGTCACACTTTACCTTGAGGAAAACCAAATTAAAGAGCTGCCGGATTCGTGTCTGAAGGATCTAGTGAACTTAGAGGAGCTTTATATTAACCACAATCAGATCTCTTCTATCGGTCCCAACGCATTTTCTGGCTTGGGAAACCTGTTGAGGCTCCATCTCAATTCAAACAAGCTGGTGGCGATCGATAGCCATTGGTTTGAAGCCCTACCCAACCTGGAGATCCTAATGATAGGGGAGAATCCCATTCTCGGACTGCGGGACATGAACTTTCACCCCCTTTCTAAATTGCACAGTTTGGTGTTAGCGGGAATGGGACTCAGGGAAATCCCAGAGGGTGCGTTCCGCGGATTGGAGTATTTGGAGAGTCTCTCGTTCTTCGATAACAAGCTGACGGCCGTTCCGAGGAAAGCCCTCGCCGTTCTTCCCAGCCTCAAGTTTCTTGACCTCAACAAGAACCCAATTGTCCGCGTACAGGAAGGTGATTTCCGTGACTTTCCTCACTTGGAAGAGCTCAGCCTGAACAACATGGAGGAACTGGTGGCGGTGGAGAGGGGTGCGTTCTCCAACCTTCCGCAGATGGCCAAACTGGAGCTCTACAACAACCCCCACCTGTTTTTCCTAGACCGGGCTGCTTTCCTGAACATGCGCAGCTTGCGCACCTTACTGCTCCATAACAACGACCTCGCGTTATTGCCCCGCGAGACTGTATCTTCGTTTCCCAGTCTGGATGAAATCAGTCTCCATAGCAACCCACTCAGGTGCGATTGTCTTTCCAATTGGGGGCCAGTCCTGGGCAACCAATCGAGTCTCAAACTATTAGAATCCCAAATAACTCTTTGTGCCTCCCCACCTCATCTCATTGGCCAGGCTCTACAGGAAGTGGTGTCTGCGAGTTGGAACGGGGCCACTAATACCTGCCTGCCTCTAATTTCCCCGCATGCCTTTCCACCGCAGCTCAACGTCACCGTGGGCCAGTTTCTAACGCTCGACTGCTGGGCTGTGGCTGATCCTGCACCACAGTTTTATTGGGTGACACCCACCGGTGACAAAGTTACTTCCGAATCAGTTTCACCATCCTTGAACGAGGGCGAAGGAACCAAGAAAAAGCATCGGATGCAAAACCAAGGAGCTCTCGAGATCCCCCACATCGAACCGGAGGATGCCGGACTCTACACGTGCGTTGCTTGGAACGCCGAAGGAGCAGACACTCGGAGTGTCTCGGTGTATGTTGATAGAATTAACTTCGGTGATGGCGAACATCGTACTGGCGGAGGTCATCGCAGAGGGACGAACACCACGGGATCCTTAATAGTCCTGGCAAAAATTGTCCATGCCCAGTCCGTAGTGTTGGAATGGAAGGTCCACCCATCTGCTCTTTCCGCCATCCATGACGTGGCACAACCCAAGTGGCTAAGCGCCACCGTTAAGATCGACAATCCACAGATTAGCTACACCGCAACGGTCCCCGTAGATGTTCAAGAATATAACCTCACGCATCTGCTTCCTTCCACGGAGTACCAGGTTTGCCTAACCATGGCCGCCACCGAGCAAACCCAGCACTCTTGCATCAACGTGACCACCAAAGAAGCCAGCTTTGCCGTGGAAATGGTCGCCCAGCCGACCAACGTAGCCCTGGCAGCCGTCATGGGTTCGATGTTCGCCATATGCATCATGGCACTGCTGGTGTTTTACATGGGACGGCGCATGAAGCAGAAATCTTGTCACCACTCTCTTAAGAAATATATGCAGCACACGACCTCCATCCCTCTGAACGAGCTTTATCCACCACTTATTAACCTCTGGGAGACGGAGACTGAAAAAGAGAAAGAGGGACCGGTCGACCCTCAAAACTCACAGATAGACACCTCAAAAACATACATGTGGTAG